In Triticum aestivum cultivar Chinese Spring chromosome 5B, IWGSC CS RefSeq v2.1, whole genome shotgun sequence, the following proteins share a genomic window:
- the LOC123113785 gene encoding AAA-ATPase At3g28510 has translation MRGMEGAAAGVWGGLNSGVVLSLIAVLWTVVWQNLQHLQLQHFFKRHLGRHARRLAALVDPYLSVTIAEYDGGRMRRAEAYEEVKAYLAASTSRSARHLRAEGARDADRLVLSMVDGEEVSDALLPEEGGGTVFWWAYSRPPPQQDRRWGGGGGGGDEENRLFFLDRHRDQVLNAYLPRVRRQGRAVMVQNRRRKLFTNISTHQFSDGGYTRSAWTHVPFEHPKTFATLAMDPARKKEVMDDLDAFKAGKEWYERVGKAWKRGYLLHGPPGTGKSAMIAAMANHLDYDVYDIELTSVHSNTDLRKLFIGTTSKSIIVIEDIDCSLDLTGARPKKKDAAAEDEDKANKGDKKGAADTSSKVTLSGLLNFIDGLWSACGGERVIVFTTNHLEKLDPALIRRGRMDKHIEMSYCRGPAFEFLAKAYLGVEDHELFGTVGALLQEVDMTPADVAENLTPKSADDDAGACLRGLVAALEKARDDKASGGGQEKQPEEEDGGVVAAVDKE, from the coding sequence ATGCGAGggatggagggggcggcggcgggggtgtgGGGCGGGCTCAACTCCGGCGTGGTGCTCAGCCTCATCGCGGTGCTGTGGACGGTGGTGTGGCAGAACCTGcagcacctgcagctgcagcaCTTCTTCAAGCGCCACCTCGGCCGCCacgcgcgccgcctcgccgccctcgtCGACCCCTACCTCTCCGTCACCATCGCCGAGTACGACGGCGGCCGGATGCGCCGCGCCGAGGCCTACGAGGAGGTCAAGGCCTACCTCGCCGCGTCCACCTCGCGCAGCGCGCGCCACCTCCGCGCCGAGGGCGCCCGCGACGCCGACCGCCTCGTGCTCAGCATGGTCGACGGCGAGGAGGTCTCCGACGCGCTGCTGCCCGAGGAGGGCGGCGGGACCGTCTTCTGGTGGGCCTACTCCCGCCCGCCGCCGCAGCAGGACCGGCGctggggcggcggaggcggaggcggggacGAGGAGAACCGCCTCTTCTTCCTCGACCGCCACCGCGACCAGGTCCTCAACGCCTACCTCCCGCGCGTCCGCCGCCAGGGACGCGCCGTCATGGTGCAGAACCGCCGCCGCAAgctcttcaccaacatctccacgcACCAGTTCAGCGACGGCGGGTACACGCGCTCCGCCTGGACGCACGTGCCGTTCGAGCACcccaagacgttcgccacgctcgcCATGGACCCGGCCAGGAAGAAGGAGGTCATGGACGATCTCGACGCCTTCAAGGCCGGCAAAGAGTGGTACGAGCGCGTCGGCAAGGCGTGGAAGCGCGGCTACCTTCTGCACGGCCCGCCGGGGACGGGCAAGTCGGCCATGATCGCCGCCATGGCCAACCACCTCGACTACGACGTGTACGACATCGAGCTCACCTCCGTGCACTCCAACACCGACCTCCGCAAGCTCTTCATCGGCACCACCAGCAAGTCCATCATCGTGATCGAGGACATCGACTGCTCCCTCGACCTCACCGGCGCGCGCCCCAAGAagaaggacgccgccgccgaggacgaggacaaggCCAACAAGGGCGACAAGAAGGGCGCGGCCGACACGAGCAGCAAGGTGACGCTGTCGGGCCTGCTGAACTTCATCGACGGGCTGTGGTCGGCgtgcggcggcgagcgggtgatcgtGTTCACCACCAACCACCTGGAGAAGCTGGACCCGGCGCTCATCCGGAGGGGCCGCATGGACAAGCACATCGAGATGTCCTACTGCCGCGGCCCGGCGTTCGAGTTCCTGGCCAAGGCCTACCTGGGCGTGGAGGATCACGAGCTGTTCGGCACTGTGGGCGCGCTGCTGCAGGAGGTGGACATGACGCCGGCGGACGTGGCCGAGAACCTGACGCCCAAGAGCGCGGACGACGACGCGGGCGCGTGCCTCAGGGGGCTAGTGGCGGCGCTGGAGAAGGCCAGGGACGACAAGGCCAGCGGCGGCGGCCAGGAGAAGCAGCCGGAGGAAGAGGACGGGGGAGTGGTTGCCGCCGTTGACAAGGAGTGA